One part of the Terrimicrobium sacchariphilum genome encodes these proteins:
- a CDS encoding PEP-CTERM sorting domain-containing protein has translation MKIPHLLLLLSATLLTVTTTPAAVVVTTSTSLPSDVVFSNVATSTNTTISWYNTVNSTEREIAQSFQATSSFTLDSITMLLNDSGSAVGNGSGTGTTNTQGATFTVTIYSSTTNRFDLSSTIQMVSSQTGTLPTTGFTGANVRGNYITFDLGSNVALTSGLYYAFAFSFPTAATDRSLQFVVNGNTLSTTGYAYTFTNSASSPGSWTANGGNDYAFYLSAVPEPGAFALAGLGMLLLLIRRRRSMVH, from the coding sequence ATGAAAATCCCCCATCTCCTTCTCCTCCTGTCTGCCACGCTCCTGACTGTCACAACTACCCCGGCCGCCGTGGTGGTAACGACGAGCACATCCCTTCCCTCCGACGTGGTCTTCAGTAATGTCGCCACATCGACCAACACCACGATCTCGTGGTACAATACGGTCAACTCGACCGAGCGAGAAATCGCCCAGAGCTTCCAGGCGACTTCGAGCTTCACGCTCGACTCGATCACGATGCTCCTGAATGACTCCGGATCGGCGGTGGGCAACGGGTCAGGCACTGGAACCACGAACACGCAGGGCGCGACTTTCACGGTGACGATCTACTCTTCGACGACAAACCGCTTTGACCTGTCGAGCACGATACAGATGGTCTCCAGCCAGACCGGCACGCTGCCGACAACTGGATTCACCGGGGCGAATGTGCGAGGCAACTACATCACCTTTGACCTCGGCAGCAATGTCGCACTCACCAGCGGCTTGTATTACGCCTTCGCGTTTTCCTTCCCCACGGCGGCCACCGACCGCAGCCTGCAATTTGTGGTCAATGGCAATACGCTGTCCACCACAGGCTACGCCTATACGTTCACCAACTCGGCGTCTTCTCCCGGATCATGGACGGCCAATGGTGGTAATGACTACGCCTTTTACCTCTCGGCCGTACCGGAACCCGGAGCCTTCGCGCTGGCTGGCCTGGGAATGCTGTTGCTGCTGATCCGCCGCCGACGCAGCATGGTCCACTGA
- a CDS encoding right-handed parallel beta-helix repeat-containing protein, which translates to MKKPLTFILLLALSGACVSADEAFDLKAALATMQRKGEKSLKVPAGTYRLPEAGLALSGLTDVTLDLSGVTLIATSFDRPALNLMDCRNVTIKGLTVDYDPLPFTQGSVTAVNREARTVEFAVHEGYPSLTSEYLVTRFHLFEKQEHRWKKDAPDYYVSRTERIDDRHGRFVFGPDSPGLDRIEVGDRVALNIREAPAISISSGTSGTVMEDCTIHASPGLGVIIRFAEDSGTYRRLKILPGPRPAGATEPRLLSTCADGLNAAYTRKGPVLEDCEFAYMGDDSLNVHGTILPVLEVYEDGSFLSVRPQKGEVFDLVVKPDDDLHFLQAPTYAITGRSKIASFERVAGDSDQWRAQARKIWPTFGSKGEMTFFRVRLQSPSGEAKPGMFFEIPATAAGGYVVRDCYFHDHRARGLRLMGGDGLVENNRFERIKGVAISIGPSFAFWREAGWCRNVTIRKNEIHDVGEGTNLRLPDSYTVGAISVIARVDPTPGGRIDYFPGNEDILIEGNTIDGSSVGAIQICAAKNTTVKDNIIRNVCLAHATDAGREYGLLSGRPIDVTQAEVELENNQLPPTQP; encoded by the coding sequence ATGAAGAAGCCCCTCACCTTTATCCTGCTGCTCGCACTCTCCGGAGCCTGCGTCTCCGCCGACGAGGCCTTTGACCTGAAGGCGGCGCTGGCAACGATGCAGAGAAAGGGGGAAAAATCCCTCAAAGTCCCTGCCGGAACGTATCGCCTGCCCGAGGCGGGACTCGCTCTCAGCGGGCTAACCGATGTCACGCTGGACCTGAGCGGTGTGACTCTCATCGCCACCTCTTTTGACCGACCGGCATTGAATCTGATGGATTGCCGCAACGTTACCATCAAAGGTCTCACCGTAGATTACGATCCGCTGCCTTTTACCCAAGGGTCCGTGACGGCGGTGAATCGCGAGGCGCGCACGGTCGAGTTTGCCGTACACGAGGGTTATCCATCGCTCACCAGTGAGTATCTGGTCACTCGCTTCCATCTCTTTGAGAAGCAGGAGCATCGCTGGAAGAAAGATGCGCCCGACTATTACGTGTCCAGGACCGAGCGCATCGACGACCGGCACGGGAGGTTCGTCTTCGGACCAGATTCCCCGGGACTGGATCGGATCGAAGTCGGTGATCGGGTCGCGCTAAACATCCGAGAGGCCCCTGCCATCTCGATCTCCTCGGGAACCAGCGGAACGGTGATGGAGGATTGCACGATCCACGCCAGCCCGGGGTTGGGAGTGATCATCCGTTTCGCCGAAGACTCGGGGACCTACCGGCGTTTGAAAATCCTGCCGGGACCTCGTCCTGCCGGAGCCACAGAACCCCGTCTCCTCTCAACCTGCGCCGATGGACTCAACGCCGCCTACACAAGGAAGGGTCCGGTGCTGGAGGACTGCGAGTTTGCCTACATGGGGGACGATTCCCTCAATGTGCATGGCACGATCCTTCCGGTCCTGGAGGTTTATGAGGATGGAAGCTTCCTCTCGGTGCGTCCGCAAAAAGGAGAAGTCTTTGACCTCGTGGTAAAGCCCGACGACGACCTGCATTTCCTGCAAGCTCCGACCTATGCGATCACAGGTCGCAGCAAGATCGCATCCTTCGAGCGAGTCGCGGGCGACTCCGATCAATGGCGGGCTCAGGCTCGGAAAATCTGGCCGACATTTGGAAGCAAGGGTGAAATGACCTTCTTTCGCGTGCGCCTTCAATCCCCTTCGGGAGAGGCGAAGCCGGGGATGTTCTTTGAGATCCCAGCGACGGCGGCGGGAGGGTATGTGGTGCGCGACTGCTATTTTCACGATCATCGGGCTCGCGGCCTGCGCCTGATGGGCGGCGACGGGCTGGTGGAGAACAACCGCTTCGAACGGATCAAGGGCGTCGCCATCAGCATCGGCCCGTCCTTCGCCTTCTGGCGCGAGGCCGGCTGGTGCCGCAACGTCACGATCCGGAAAAACGAAATCCATGACGTGGGCGAAGGGACAAATCTCCGCCTGCCCGACAGCTACACCGTCGGGGCCATCTCGGTCATCGCCCGGGTGGACCCTACGCCCGGAGGCAGGATCGATTACTTCCCGGGCAATGAGGACATCCTGATCGAGGGCAATACCATCGACGGCAGCTCCGTGGGGGCGATCCAGATCTGCGCGGCGAAAAACACCACGGTAAAAGACAATATCATCCGCAATGTCTGCCTTGCCCATGCGACGGACGCAGGCCGCGAATATGGTCTCCTCTCGGGCCGCCCCATCGATGTCACCCAGGCGGAAGTCGAACTCGAAAACAATCAACTCCCTCCCACCCAGCCATGA
- a CDS encoding prepilin-type N-terminal cleavage/methylation domain-containing protein, giving the protein MKTHFLRRAWSRSGFTLIELLVTISIIGVLATLILGASTAARKRADTAVCLSNLRQQSAVFAIYAAENDGSLPAALGNVDPYNSGTLVSWMMVVQYYAQMNFPKDRQRNILLCPSAMQTYPGKVARRTYAMNVAGGAGNTPQKLARFTKPSTTALVVDARAVGTAGDSSSTFGLSDINTTPEWRHQGALNVLFVDGHCQTMPASAKTDFQRYVQNFAP; this is encoded by the coding sequence ATGAAGACCCATTTTCTCCGTCGAGCCTGGAGCAGGAGCGGCTTCACGCTGATCGAGCTCCTGGTAACGATCTCCATCATCGGCGTGCTTGCGACCCTAATCCTCGGAGCGTCCACCGCCGCACGCAAGCGGGCGGATACCGCCGTATGCCTTTCCAATCTGCGGCAGCAGAGTGCTGTCTTTGCGATTTATGCAGCGGAGAACGATGGCAGCCTGCCTGCCGCCCTGGGCAACGTCGACCCCTACAACAGCGGCACCCTCGTGTCCTGGATGATGGTCGTGCAGTACTACGCGCAGATGAATTTCCCCAAGGACCGGCAGCGCAACATCCTGCTATGCCCGAGCGCGATGCAGACCTACCCCGGGAAGGTGGCCCGGCGTACCTATGCGATGAATGTCGCAGGAGGCGCAGGCAATACGCCACAAAAGCTCGCCCGCTTCACCAAACCGTCCACGACCGCCCTCGTGGTCGATGCCCGCGCGGTCGGCACTGCCGGAGACAGCAGCTCGACCTTTGGCCTCAGTGACATCAACACCACCCCTGAGTGGCGCCACCAGGGCGCGCTCAACGTCCTCTTCGTCGATGGCCATTGCCAGACCATGCCCGCCAGCGCGAAGACGGACTTCCAGCGCTACGTCCAGAACTTCGCACCCTAA
- a CDS encoding Gfo/Idh/MocA family protein, which translates to MNTLIQQPRSPEPATTSDRSAKATRRFAYVGTGGRVKMFLDPVAESYREEAEIVALCDLSLTRARFHNRRLQERFGYHPVPVYHSSDFGKMLQETTPDEVVVCTIDREHDRYIIEALEAGCDVVTEKPMTIDAERCRRILDAVERTGRTVRVAFNYRWAPGATKVKEILASGVIGRIRQVTMEYFLNTSHGADYFRRWHANKSDSGGLLVHKSTHHFDLINWWIDSIPESVFARGGLCFYGYDNAVARGDAALTRYPRYFGHDTKGDPFAYTYGDSMVEDSTYEEGLYLQAEAETGYVRDQNVFRKGISIEDVMNVMVRYRSGALLNYTLNAFSPQEGYRVTFSGDGGRIEYEEDHGAHILDAEGRRVPVNEHSHGGPHRLRVFPHFRPSYSIPVSAGTGGHGGGDCLLQEQIFAAHPPIDPFGRSAGHLQGTASILVGIAANRSMEHGGEVIIRDLVDLTPCALRLSELDTVQSETPAS; encoded by the coding sequence ATGAATACTCTCATCCAGCAACCCCGCTCCCCCGAGCCCGCCACCACATCCGACCGCAGCGCAAAGGCAACCCGGAGGTTTGCGTATGTCGGCACTGGCGGACGGGTAAAAATGTTCCTCGATCCCGTAGCTGAGAGCTATCGCGAGGAGGCTGAGATCGTGGCCCTCTGCGACCTGAGCCTGACAAGGGCGCGTTTTCACAACCGCCGCCTGCAGGAGCGATTTGGCTACCACCCGGTGCCGGTCTATCACTCCTCCGACTTTGGGAAGATGTTGCAAGAGACGACGCCTGACGAAGTCGTGGTGTGCACGATCGACCGTGAACACGACCGATATATCATCGAAGCGCTTGAGGCAGGTTGCGATGTGGTAACGGAGAAACCCATGACCATCGATGCGGAGCGTTGCCGTCGCATCCTCGATGCGGTCGAGCGCACAGGACGGACTGTCCGGGTGGCATTCAATTACCGCTGGGCTCCGGGAGCCACCAAGGTCAAGGAGATCCTCGCCTCGGGAGTGATCGGCCGTATCAGGCAGGTGACCATGGAGTATTTTCTCAATACCAGCCATGGCGCGGATTACTTCCGGAGATGGCATGCGAACAAATCGGACTCCGGCGGCCTGCTCGTGCACAAGTCAACCCACCACTTTGACCTGATCAACTGGTGGATCGACAGCATCCCGGAAAGCGTATTTGCCCGGGGAGGGCTCTGTTTTTACGGCTACGACAATGCGGTGGCCCGGGGCGATGCCGCGCTCACCCGTTATCCGCGGTACTTCGGTCACGACACAAAGGGAGACCCCTTTGCCTACACCTATGGTGACTCCATGGTGGAGGATTCCACCTATGAGGAGGGCCTCTATCTGCAGGCCGAGGCCGAAACCGGCTACGTGCGAGATCAAAATGTGTTCCGCAAAGGGATCTCGATCGAGGACGTGATGAATGTCATGGTGCGTTACCGCTCGGGCGCACTGCTCAACTATACGCTCAATGCTTTCAGCCCCCAGGAGGGCTACCGGGTCACCTTCTCTGGTGACGGAGGCCGTATCGAGTACGAGGAGGACCACGGCGCTCACATCCTCGATGCCGAGGGACGCCGTGTGCCGGTAAACGAGCACTCCCACGGCGGGCCTCACCGGCTTCGTGTCTTTCCCCACTTCCGACCCTCCTACAGCATCCCAGTCTCCGCAGGTACAGGGGGACACGGCGGTGGCGACTGCCTGCTCCAAGAGCAGATCTTTGCCGCCCACCCGCCAATCGATCCCTTTGGCCGCTCAGCCGGGCACCTTCAAGGCACTGCCTCGATCCTGGTTGGCATCGCTGCCAACCGGAGCATGGAACATGGCGGAGAGGTCATCATCCGTGACCTGGTCGATCTGACCCCATGCGCACTGCGCCTATCCGAGCTAGACACCGTGCAGAGCGAGACACCGGCAAGTTGA